The sequence below is a genomic window from Lentimicrobium saccharophilum.
CCCTTACCCCGATGGGCATGCCCTTACGGAGTTTAAAGTTGGAGATGTCCTTCCTTGATTTGGTGGCAACCGCTTTCTGACCGGTAAGGGCTGTAAGTTCATTTACCCCGGCATCAATAAGTTTTTTGTCGGCGATGGCTGTGCCAAGACCTTGGTTCACACTGATTTTCAACAGTTTCGGAACCTGCATTACAGTTTTGTACTGGAATTTTTCCGTTAATGCCGGAACAATTTCCTGCCTGTATTTATCTTTTAAGCGTGGTGAATAGTTCATTACTTAATTACCTCCCCCGACTTTTTAGAATAACGGACTGATTTATTGGTTTTGGTGTCAAGCTTCCGCCCGATGCGGGTGGGCTTGCCGGTGCCATCCACAACCATCAGGTTGGATACATGGATTCCGGCCTCTTTTTTCACGATTCCACCCTGAGCGTTCTTGGCGTTGGGTTTGGTGTGCTTGGAGATCAGGTTAACGCCTTCAACGATGGCCTGCATTTTCTCAACATCCACCTCCAGAACCTTACCCTGCTTCCCTTTTGAGTCACCGGCGATCACCATCACGGTATCACCCTTTTTTATACTTAGTTTCGTGCTCATGTTTGTTAGGTCAATTAAAGCACCTCGGGTGCCAATGAAACAATTTTCATGTACTGCTTTTCGCGCAGTTCCCTGGCGACCGGTCCGAAGATACGGGTTCCGGTCATTTCGCCGGCGTTGTTCAGCAGCACTACCGCGTTGTCATCAAAGCGGATATATGAACCGTCGTTGCGGCGGATTTCTTTCTTGGTTCTGACAACCACCGCTTTGGCCACTGTACCTTTCTTGATATTTCCGGAAGGAAGGGCATTTTTAACGGTTACAACGATTTTATCGCCAATAGAGGCATAACGTTTGCGGGTTCCTCCCAGCACACGGATGCAAAGCACTTCTTTTGCACCGCTGTTATCAGCTACCGTAAGTCGTGATTCCTGTTGTATCATAATTACTTGGCTCTTTCAATGATTTCGACTAATCTCCAGCATTTGTTCTTGCTCAGCGGACGGGTCTCTGCAATGCGAACGGTATCACCGATATTGCAGTCGTTGTTTTCGTCATGGGCCGCAAATTTGGAGGATTTCTTCACAAACTTTCCGTATTTGGGGTGCTTCTCGCGACGTTCAACCTGAACGACGATAGATTTCTGCATCTTGTTGCTGACAACTACCCCAATTCTTTCTTTTCTCAGATTTCTGGTTTCCATTGCTTTTCCGGTTATTTAGTGTTAACGGTAGCCGTACCCTGAGCCGCTGCAGCATCATTCAATTTGCGTTTATGCAATTCGGTGAGCATACGGGCGATGGTCCTGCGGTAATTTTTGATTTTATTGGGGTTCTCAAGAGGCGAAACAGCATGATTCAACTTGAGCTTGGTAAGCTGCTTGCGTTCTTCATCGAGCCGTTCAATAAGTTCGGCTGTTGAAAGCTCTCTAATGACTTCTTGTTTCATCGTTCGTTATATTGATTCTTCAACGTAATCTCTTCTTACCACAAATTTGGTGGCAACAGGCAATTTCTGGGCACCCAGGCGGAGGGCTTCCTTTGCAACCTCTTCGGTAACACCTTCGGCTTCGAACAGGATGCGGCCCGGGCTAATGCGTGCCACGAAATATTCAGGAGCACCTTTACCTTTACCCATACGCACTTCAGCAGGTTTCTTGGTAACGGGCTTATCAGGGAAAATGCGGATCCAGATCTGGCCTTCACGTTTCATGAAACGGCTGATAGCCTGACGGGCGGCCTCAATCTGCCGGCCGGTAATCCAGGCTTCTTCCAGGGTTTTTATCCCGAACGAACCAAATGAAAGCTCAGCACCACGTTTGGTGTTACCCTTCATTTTGCCCTTCTGCATCTTCCTGTACTTGGTTTTCTTTGGCTGTAACATTATTGTCGGATATTGATCGTGTGATTGTTACTCTTTTTGTTAACTTCTTACTTCTTGGGACGGTTGCGGTTTCCACGCGGAGGCCTGTTTCCGCCCGGACGCGGGGGCATTGACTTTTCCCTTGCTCCGGTAGCAGCCTGGCTTTCTGCCGAAGGGGTAAGATCTACCTTACCATAAACTTCACCCTTGCAGATCCATACCTTGATACCGATACGGCCATAGGTTGTGTGGGCTTCAGCAATTGCATAATCAATGTCAGCACGAAGGGTATGGAGCGGAGTACGTCCTTCCTTGATCATCTCGCGACGGGCCATCTCGGCGCCGGCCAACCTTCCGGAAATCAAAACCTTGATTCCTTCAGCACCGATGCGCATGGTGGAGGCTATCGCAGTCTTAATCGCACGGCGGTATGAAATCCTGCCTTCAATCTGACGGGCAATCGCGTTGGCCACGATCACGGCATCCATTTCAGGGCGCTTGATTTCAGAAATATTGATCTGGATCTCCTTTTTGGTGACCTTCTTCAATTCTTCCTTCAATTTATCAACTTCCTGACCACCTTTTCCGATGATGATACCCGGACGGGCAGTATGGATAGTAACGGTAACCAGCTTAAGGGTACGTTCGATCACAATCTTCGAAACCCCGGCTTTCGATAAACGGGCATTCAGATATTTGCGGATCTGGTCGTCTTCCACCAATTTGTGTTCAAAACGCCTTCCACCATACCAGTTGGAGTCCCATCCTTTGATGATGCCTAACCTGTTACCTATTGGATTTGTCTTTTGTCCCATTCAACAAATGATTATTTGGTTGTTAAAGCCTGCTTTGCAGAAATTTCCTTTTTATTGTGCAATTCTATTGTCAATCAACAAAGTAACATGATTCGAACGCTTGCGGATACGATGGGCACGACCCTGGGGAGCAGTGCGGATACGTTTCAGTGAACGGCCACCGTCAACACCTACCTCTTTCACAAAGAGACTGGTTTCTTCCATGCGTACGCCCTCATTCTTGGCCTGCCAGTTGGCAAGCGCTGAAAGCAGCAGCTTGTGCATACGGCCACTGGCCTCCTGGGGCGAATGTTTAAGCACATGCAGTGCCTGTTCCACCTTCATGCCGCGGATCATATCAGCCACCAGGCGCATTTTCCTGGGCGATGTAGGGCAATTCCTGAGCTTGGCAAATGATTCAGTCTTCTTTGCTTCCTTGATCAGCTCAGCTCTGTTATGTTTACGTGATCCCATTGGTTTTTCCTTCTTTATTTTTTACCTTTATCTTTACTACCGGCATGGCCCCTGAAGATACGGGTGGGTGAAAACTCCCCGAGTTTGTGACCTACCATATTCTCAGTAACATAAACCGGGATGAATTTATTTCCGTTATGGACGGCGATAGTCTGCCCCACAAAATCCGGAGAAATCATCGAAGCACGCGACCATGTTTTAATCACAACTTTTTTGTTGGAACTGATGGCGTCTAATACTTTCTTTTCCAGTTTGTAGTCGATATAAGGACCTTTTTTAAGCGAACGGCTCATTTTTAATGCTGTTTAAGGTTCAATTACTTCTTCCTTCTTTCGATGATGTATTTATTCGAAGCTTTCTTCGGATACCGGGTCTTGTAACCCTTTGCAGGTAACCCCTTGCGTGAACGCGGATGTCCTCCTGAAGCCCTTCCTTCTCCACCGCCCATCGGATGATCTACCGGGTTCATAACAACGGCACGTGTACGTGGCCTGCGACCGAGCCAGCGGCTGCGTCCGGCCTTTCCTGAAACCTCGAGGTTATGCTCCGTATTGGAAACCATTCCTATGGTTGCCTTGCAACTCTGAAGGATCATGCGGGTTTCCCCTGAAGGAAGTTTGATAACGGCAAATTTGCCATCGCGCGACATCAGCTGTGCCGACGATCCGGCGCTACGTGCCATCTTTGCTCCCTGTCCGGGCCTGAGCTCAATATTGTGAATCACGGTACCGAACGGAATCTCACTCAGGTAAAGCGCATTCCCGATTTCAGGCTGTGCGCCTTTGCCGGCAATAACTTCCTGACCTACCTTCAGTCCATTGGGTGCAACGATGTAACGTTTCTCACCATCGGCATAGTAAAGCAGGGCAATACGGGCGGTACGGTTCGGATCGTATTCAATGGTCTTTACCGTTGCAGGAATATCCTCTTTATCGCGTTTGAAGTCGATGATACGATATTTCTGCTTGTGACCACCACCTATTGACCTGATGGTCATTTTACCGGTGTTGTTTCGGCCACCAGAGCTTTTCCTCGGCTGCAGCAAACTCTTTTCAGGGCTTGTAGCAGTTATGTCATCCAGTGCGCTAACCAGTTTGAAGCGCTGACTTGATGTGGTCGGTTTGAATTTTTTTAAAGCCATTATCTTTAAATATTGCTATAAAAATCAATTGTTTCACCCTCAGCTAAAGTTACAATAGCCTTTTTGTACGAACCTGCACGGCCTTTAACCATCCCGGTCTTGGTAAACCTGGATTTGTTCTTTCCGGCATAATTCATGGTGTTTACTTCAGTAACTTCAACGCCGTAAATCTCTTCCACGGCTTTCTTTATCTGCAGCTTGTTGGAATCCTTCTGCACGATAAAACCGTAACGTTGAAGCTTGTCGCCTAAGGCTGTCATCTTTTCCGTAACTACCGGCTTTATTATGATACCCATTGTGTTTCTTGTTAATGGTTCTTAATCTCAGCGCTGTGAGCGTGATTGTTTAGTTCTCAAAGATTTTTTCGATTTCGGCAACCGAGCTTTCGAGAATTACCAGGTTGTGGGCACGAAGAATTTCGTATGTATTTAAATCACAAGCCCTTACAACCCTTGCCTGCTTCAGATTTCGGGAGGACAAATATACGGCTTTATCGCTTTCGCTTAACACCATAAGTGTCTTTTTCCCTGAAAGTTGCAGATTATTCAGTAATTCAATGAAATTTTTGGTTTTCGGTTTGTCAAAGCTGAAGTCTTCCAGAATCATGATGCCGTTATCTTTGGCCTTGTGACTGAGGGCCGACATACGGGCCAGTTGCTTCAGCTTCTTGTTCAGTTTGAAACCATAATCCCTGGGCTGAGGTCCGAATACCCTGGCACCACCCCGCATAAGCGGAGACTTGATACTGCCTGCACGGGCGCCACCGGTTCCTTTTTGCCTCTTCAGTTTACGTGTACTGCCCGAAACAGTTGATTTCTCTTTCGAGCTATGGGTTCCCTGACGCTGATTGGCCAGATACTGTTTTGTATCAAGGTAAATCGCGTGGTCGTTGGGTTCGATATTGAATACCGAATCGTTCAGGTTAACCGTTTTACCGGTCTTCTCCCCTTTGATGTTATATACTGTTAGCTCCATCTTTCTACAATTACGTATGATCCGTTAGATCCGGGCACTGCACCCTTAATTAACAAAAGATTCTTTTCCTTGACAATTTTTACGATCTGGAGGTTGATCATCTTTACCCTTTTGTTTCCGGTCTGACCAGCCATGCGCAATCCTTTGAATACGCGTGAGGGCCATGAGGAAGCGCCTACCGATCCGGGAGCCCTCAACCTGTTGTGCTGTCCGTGGGTTACACCACCAACGCCGCTGAAACCGTGCCGGCGGATAACACCCTGGAAACCTTTTCCCTTGGAAATGCCCACTACGTCAACAAATTCGCCTTCTTCAAAAACATCCACCATTACCGCGTCACCAAACTGCTTGCGGTGACCGGACTCAAAACGGGTAAACTCAACAAGTTTACGCTTGGGGGATACACCTGCCTTGGCAAAATGGCCCATCTCGGCCTTGTTGGTATGCTTTTCCTTTTTATCGTCGTAAGCAAGCTGGATGGCATCGTATCCGTCCACTTCCTTAGTCCTGATCTGGGTGACATAGCAGGGCCCGGCTTCAATAACCGTGCAGGGCACATTCCTGCCATTGGCATCGAATACGCTGGTCATCCCGATTTTTTTTCCTATAATTCCTGACATTGCAGTATCATGTTAAAATTGATGATTCTTTTTTTAACCCCGCCACGCTAAACGCGGCTGTGCGGCAATCCGATCAGACTTTGATCTCTACTTCAACACCACTGGGCAACTCAAGCTTCATAAGTGCATCAATGGTCTTGCTGGTAGTGCTGTAAATGTCAAGGAGACGTTTGTATGAGCTTAACTCGAACTGCTCCCTTGATTTCTTATTGACAAAGGTTGACCTCAGCACGGTGAAGATTTTTTTGTTGGTCGGCAGGGGAATGGGGCCGTTAACAACTGCACCGGTAGATTTCACGGTCTTTACGATCTTTTCGGCAGATTTATCAACCAGGTTGTGATCGTACGATTTCAGTTTTATTCTGATCCTTTGGCTCACGTTACTTAGGTTTATTGATTTTATTTTCTTTGTTTATTTAACAAGATATCCTTTTAACTTGTAGATTACATCGTCAGTGAGGCTGGCAGGAAGCTCGGCATAATGCGAAAACTCCATGCTCGAATTCCCCCTGCCCGAAGTAATGGTACGCAAGGCTGTAACATATCCGAACATTTCTGACAGAGGCACATGGGCCTTTACAACCTGATAGCGGTTTCTGTTATCGATACCATCGACACTTGCACGCCGCTTGTTAAGATCACTGGTAATTTCACCAACATACTCATCCGGGCAATTGACCTCAAGCCTCATTATCGGCTCAAGCAATACATTCCTGCCCGATTTTGCAGCTTCCCTGAAACCGACTTTTGCACAGATTTCAAATGCCAGGGCATCGGAATCCACCGAATGGAAGGATCCGTCAAGCAACCTGACTTTCAGACTCTCGAGAGAGAAACCGGCCAGCACGCCATTCTGCATCGCAATGCGGAATCCTTTTTCAATGGCCGGAATGTATTCCTTCGGGATATTCCCGCCCTTAACATCATTGATGAACTGCAATCCGCGGATTCCGGCATCGGCAGGGCCCATCTCAAAAAGGATGTCGGCAAATCTGCCCCTGCCACCGGTTTGTTTCTTATAAACTTCACGGTGCTCAATGGTTCCCACAAACGCTTCTTTATAAGCGACCTGGGGATTACCTTTGTTGATCTCTATCTTAAACTCACGTCTCAAACGATCGGCAATGATTTCAAGATGAAGTTCACCCATACCGCTGATAACGGTCTGACCCGTTTCCTCATCCACCCTTACGGTAAATGTGGGATCCTCTTCGGCAAGTTTATTAAGCGCTGAATCCAGTTTGTCAACATCGTCCTGGGCACGGGGCTCCACGGCGATACTGATCACCGGCTCGGGAAACTCAATAGATTCCAGAACGATCGGATGTTTTTCATCGCAAAGCGTATCGCCGGTCCTGATTTCCTTAAAACCAACAACTGCCGCGATATCACCGGCCTCTACCTGTTGCAGGGGATTCTGCTTGTTGGCATGCATCTGCATGATGCGGGCAATGCGCTCCTTTTTACCGGTTCCGGTATTCAGCACATAACTGCCTGCAGCCAGAGTGCCGGAATAAACCTTGATAAATGCAAGGCGGCCTACAAACGGGTCGGTGGCAATCTTGAAAGCCAGGGCAGCGAATGGCTCCGAGGCTTCCGGATGACGGACCTCCTCCTTTTCAGTATTGGGGTTGATTCCGGTTATGGAATCGATATCAGAAGGATTCGGCAAGTATGATACAATGGCGTCGAGCAGCGGCTGTACGCCTTTGTTTTTAAATGAAGCGCCGCACAACACCGGGGTTATCCTGTGCTCGATGGTAGCTTTGCGGATGATCGCACGCATTTCATCGGGGGTGATGGAGTTGTGGTCGTTCAGGAACTTCTCAAACAATGCTTCTTCTTCTTCAGCAACGCCTTCGATAAGTCTGGTCCTGTATTCTTCAACAAGTTCGGTAAGTTCAGCCGGAACATCGGTAATGTTGAAAACCGAACCCAGAGAATCATCGTCCCAGATGATGGCCTTATTGGTGATAAGGTCGACCACCCCGGTAAAGTCGTCTTCCTCTCCGATGGGAATCTGAAGGGGAATGGGGTTGGCGCCGAGTTTCTCTTTCATCTGGTTGAGAACCCCGAAGAAATCGGCCCCCGAACGATCCATCTTATTGACAAAAGCGATGCGGGGAACCTTGTATTTATCAGCCTGTTTCCAGACAGTTTCGCTCTGAGGCTCAACACCTCCAACGGCACAGAACAAGGCGACCGCGCCATCGAGTACCCTGAGTGAACGCTCTACCTCAACGGTAAAATCTACGTGGCCCGGGGTGTCGATGATATTGATCTTATATTTTTCGTTCCTGCAATCCCAGTAAACGGTGGTGGCTGCCGAAGTAATGGTGATTCCGCGTTCCTGTTCCTGGATCATCCAATCCATGGTGGCGGTTCCTTCGTGCACTTCACCGATTTTATAACTGATCCCGGTATAATACAATATCCGCTCCGTTGTCGTGGTTTTACCCGCGTCAATGTGCGCCATAATGCCGATGTTGCGTGTATGTGCTAATTTAACGGACATTGGATATTGTGTGGTGTATCAGTGATCAGTTGTTACAGATTAAAACCTGAAATGTGAGAATGCCTTGTTGGCGTCGGCCATACGGTGGGTATCCTCTTTTCTTTTGAATGCAGCACCTTCTTCTTTGTAAGCGGCCATGATTTCACCGGCGAGTTTGGCACTCATGGTTTTTTCGTGGCGTTTGCGTGCAAAAAGGATAAGGTTCTTCATGCCGATGGAGCTTTTGCGGCCCGGACGGATCTCTGAAGGAATCTGGAAAGTTGCTCCTCCGATACGGCGGCTGCGCACCTCTACATTAGGGGTAACGTTGCTGAGCGCTTTCTT
It includes:
- the rplX gene encoding 50S ribosomal protein L24, which produces MSTKLSIKKGDTVMVIAGDSKGKQGKVLEVDVEKMQAIVEGVNLISKHTKPNAKNAQGGIVKKEAGIHVSNLMVVDGTGKPTRIGRKLDTKTNKSVRYSKKSGEVIK
- the rplN gene encoding 50S ribosomal protein L14, with the protein product MIQQESRLTVADNSGAKEVLCIRVLGGTRKRYASIGDKIVVTVKNALPSGNIKKGTVAKAVVVRTKKEIRRNDGSYIRFDDNAVVLLNNAGEMTGTRIFGPVARELREKQYMKIVSLAPEVL
- the rpsQ gene encoding 30S ribosomal protein S17 translates to METRNLRKERIGVVVSNKMQKSIVVQVERREKHPKYGKFVKKSSKFAAHDENNDCNIGDTVRIAETRPLSKNKCWRLVEIIERAK
- the rpmC gene encoding 50S ribosomal protein L29, whose product is MKQEVIRELSTAELIERLDEERKQLTKLKLNHAVSPLENPNKIKNYRRTIARMLTELHKRKLNDAAAAQGTATVNTK
- the rplP gene encoding 50S ribosomal protein L16, producing MLQPKKTKYRKMQKGKMKGNTKRGAELSFGSFGIKTLEEAWITGRQIEAARQAISRFMKREGQIWIRIFPDKPVTKKPAEVRMGKGKGAPEYFVARISPGRILFEAEGVTEEVAKEALRLGAQKLPVATKFVVRRDYVEESI
- the rpsC gene encoding 30S ribosomal protein S3 codes for the protein MGQKTNPIGNRLGIIKGWDSNWYGGRRFEHKLVEDDQIRKYLNARLSKAGVSKIVIERTLKLVTVTIHTARPGIIIGKGGQEVDKLKEELKKVTKKEIQINISEIKRPEMDAVIVANAIARQIEGRISYRRAIKTAIASTMRIGAEGIKVLISGRLAGAEMARREMIKEGRTPLHTLRADIDYAIAEAHTTYGRIGIKVWICKGEVYGKVDLTPSAESQAATGAREKSMPPRPGGNRPPRGNRNRPKK
- the rplV gene encoding 50S ribosomal protein L22; the encoded protein is MGSRKHNRAELIKEAKKTESFAKLRNCPTSPRKMRLVADMIRGMKVEQALHVLKHSPQEASGRMHKLLLSALANWQAKNEGVRMEETSLFVKEVGVDGGRSLKRIRTAPQGRAHRIRKRSNHVTLLIDNRIAQ
- the rpsS gene encoding 30S ribosomal protein S19, with protein sequence MSRSLKKGPYIDYKLEKKVLDAISSNKKVVIKTWSRASMISPDFVGQTIAVHNGNKFIPVYVTENMVGHKLGEFSPTRIFRGHAGSKDKGKK
- the rplB gene encoding 50S ribosomal protein L2, translating into MALKKFKPTTSSQRFKLVSALDDITATSPEKSLLQPRKSSGGRNNTGKMTIRSIGGGHKQKYRIIDFKRDKEDIPATVKTIEYDPNRTARIALLYYADGEKRYIVAPNGLKVGQEVIAGKGAQPEIGNALYLSEIPFGTVIHNIELRPGQGAKMARSAGSSAQLMSRDGKFAVIKLPSGETRMILQSCKATIGMVSNTEHNLEVSGKAGRSRWLGRRPRTRAVVMNPVDHPMGGGEGRASGGHPRSRKGLPAKGYKTRYPKKASNKYIIERRKK
- the rplW gene encoding 50S ribosomal protein L23 gives rise to the protein MGIIIKPVVTEKMTALGDKLQRYGFIVQKDSNKLQIKKAVEEIYGVEVTEVNTMNYAGKNKSRFTKTGMVKGRAGSYKKAIVTLAEGETIDFYSNI
- the rplD gene encoding 50S ribosomal protein L4 — encoded protein: MELTVYNIKGEKTGKTVNLNDSVFNIEPNDHAIYLDTKQYLANQRQGTHSSKEKSTVSGSTRKLKRQKGTGGARAGSIKSPLMRGGARVFGPQPRDYGFKLNKKLKQLARMSALSHKAKDNGIMILEDFSFDKPKTKNFIELLNNLQLSGKKTLMVLSESDKAVYLSSRNLKQARVVRACDLNTYEILRAHNLVILESSVAEIEKIFEN
- the rplC gene encoding 50S ribosomal protein L3, with protein sequence MSGIIGKKIGMTSVFDANGRNVPCTVIEAGPCYVTQIRTKEVDGYDAIQLAYDDKKEKHTNKAEMGHFAKAGVSPKRKLVEFTRFESGHRKQFGDAVMVDVFEEGEFVDVVGISKGKGFQGVIRRHGFSGVGGVTHGQHNRLRAPGSVGASSWPSRVFKGLRMAGQTGNKRVKMINLQIVKIVKEKNLLLIKGAVPGSNGSYVIVERWS
- the rpsJ gene encoding 30S ribosomal protein S10 — its product is MSQRIRIKLKSYDHNLVDKSAEKIVKTVKSTGAVVNGPIPLPTNKKIFTVLRSTFVNKKSREQFELSSYKRLLDIYSTTSKTIDALMKLELPSGVEVEIKV
- the fusA gene encoding elongation factor G, with translation MSVKLAHTRNIGIMAHIDAGKTTTTERILYYTGISYKIGEVHEGTATMDWMIQEQERGITITSAATTVYWDCRNEKYKINIIDTPGHVDFTVEVERSLRVLDGAVALFCAVGGVEPQSETVWKQADKYKVPRIAFVNKMDRSGADFFGVLNQMKEKLGANPIPLQIPIGEEDDFTGVVDLITNKAIIWDDDSLGSVFNITDVPAELTELVEEYRTRLIEGVAEEEEALFEKFLNDHNSITPDEMRAIIRKATIEHRITPVLCGASFKNKGVQPLLDAIVSYLPNPSDIDSITGINPNTEKEEVRHPEASEPFAALAFKIATDPFVGRLAFIKVYSGTLAAGSYVLNTGTGKKERIARIMQMHANKQNPLQQVEAGDIAAVVGFKEIRTGDTLCDEKHPIVLESIEFPEPVISIAVEPRAQDDVDKLDSALNKLAEEDPTFTVRVDEETGQTVISGMGELHLEIIADRLRREFKIEINKGNPQVAYKEAFVGTIEHREVYKKQTGGRGRFADILFEMGPADAGIRGLQFINDVKGGNIPKEYIPAIEKGFRIAMQNGVLAGFSLESLKVRLLDGSFHSVDSDALAFEICAKVGFREAAKSGRNVLLEPIMRLEVNCPDEYVGEITSDLNKRRASVDGIDNRNRYQVVKAHVPLSEMFGYVTALRTITSGRGNSSMEFSHYAELPASLTDDVIYKLKGYLVK
- the rpsG gene encoding 30S ribosomal protein S7, whose translation is MRKSKPKKRIILPDPKFNDVLVTKFVNNLMYTGKKNLAFQIFYEAIETVTEKTSEDGLEVWKKALSNVTPNVEVRSRRIGGATFQIPSEIRPGRKSSIGMKNLILFARKRHEKTMSAKLAGEIMAAYKEEGAAFKRKEDTHRMADANKAFSHFRF